A window of Methylocaldum szegediense genomic DNA:
ACCGTTGAAAGCGTTAGCCGGGTTTTGGCGGAATTCAAGCGCTCACAGATGCTCAGAGCGGTCAAATGCAAGCCGGCTAAGCGGTACGAGACTAATCCGTCCGCGCTCAAGCGCGTCGCGCAAATCTGAGGAAATAAGCAGCAATTTTGTCGACTTACGGACAATCCGCCTGCCGAAGACGGTACCGGCGGGCGGATTGTTTCAAGTTTTTGTGATGCTGCGAAACAGCCACTCCCTCAAACGCCCGCTGGCACCGAGAACCAGGCCAGCGACCAAAGCGGCAATCACGATGTCACTGGCTTTGATGTTAGACGCGCCGAGTACGTCGCTGACGGTCGCCCGCACTGCCTCGGGTACGGACCCGGAAGGTTGATGCGCCGCGGCAAGAGTGGACGTCGAAGCCGAGGGCAGCGTTTCCGGACGACCTTGCTTGGTGAACAAACGCATGATGATCCATAACGCGATGACGGCGATCAGGATCATGGTGCAGCCGACGATCACCCCGGCAAGCCACGGCTCCATCACGGTTTCCAACGATAAATAAATACCGAGCAGCGCGAAAACCAAGCCGCCGAAAGCGGCTAATGTGGCGAAAATCGCCAGGGCAAGCAGCACCGCTGATCGACCTAGCGAATGCCAGAGCTTCGCTTTTTCCGCAGCAACAAGGTCAGTGAACGAACGAATCACGGCCGAGACCCGTCGTCAGCGGCGAGAGGCCAGCAACGTACCTATTGCGAAGCCTGTGCCGAAGGCCACCAGCAGACTGGTCAAGGGACGCGCCTCGATATAGTGTTCCACGCTTTCCTGTGCGGCCAGCGCATGACCGCGGGCGCGTTCGCCGACGTCGCGCGCACGCTCATAAGCGGTTCGTCCGTGCTCTACGCCCAAATCCTTCATCGCGGCCATGAGGTTGCCTACATCGGCTTTGAGTGTGGCCAAGTCCTGTCTCAGATCCTTGGTAATGTCTTCCGTAGTTGCCATCGCTGACCTCCATCTTCCTTTTCCAGCGGAAACTGCCGATCTCGGGACGGCTTCGTTGCAAGTTAACCTTCGTCCGACCCGACCGGCAATTAGAAAAATCAACGACCGGCGGCATTCTGCGCCTGCCGTGCCGATTGCATTATGTTAGCGTCCCCCCGGATCGTGGAGAAACGGCAGAAGGACCAACCGACCGACCTGTGTACGCGGGATTCGCAAGTCGAAAGACCGATCGGCTGTCTGTAGTTGGACTCGAAGATGAAGGGGAAAGTTGCTTTAGAGGGCGCGTACTCGAGTTGTCGACGTATAGCTTTATTTATGATAAAGAGAGCGATCCCGAAACCGGTCCGGCTCGGTTTTACCGGCGAGAGCGAGACCGAAGTCGTTCAAAACGGTTGTGCTCAGTAGAATATGTAAACAACAAGAAGTTCTATTGTGATTGTTTTGAATATTGTGCATTAACGAAATTTGTGTTTGTAGGCTTCTTTGTCACTATTCCGATGTTTGTAAACATCTGAATCTCTTCGGCTCGCTAACACTCCCACTTGCTATGTCGCTGCGAAACGTTGTTGTACTAGGTGTCCCTCCTATGGCTTCGCGTCAAGTCGCAACCACAAATGTGCGATTTGCCTGGGTGGAGTTACCACCCCCTAAGGCGCAGCAAGGCGCCAAAAGCACAAGACTGCATAAGCATAAAGCCTATGCTTCAAACAGCAACTCCTACACATTCTGCATCGGATTAATATCTCGTCTTAAGTAAGAACTACTTCTCAACGCTAAACGTGATTACACTACCTACTCCAAATCTATCACACCCAAAGTACCGTCCGGACATAGATGGCTTGAGGGCCATAGCAGTTTTATCTGTTGTTACCTTTCATGCATTTCCAACTTGGATTAAAGGTGGATTCATCGGCGTTGATGTGTTCTTTGTAATTTCAGGCTTTCTGATTTCGACAATTATCTTCGAGAGCTTGGATAAGGGAACGTTCAGCTTTGCAGAATTCTACGTAAGGCGTATTCGAAGGATTTTTCCGGCGCTCATTTTAGTTTTGTCTGCCTGCTTAGCATTCGGCTGGATGGTATTAATCGCAGACGAGCTAAACCAACTCGGCAAGCACATCGTCGGTGGCGCTTTATTTGCTTCCAATTTTGTTTTATGGAGTGAGGCTGGTTATTTTGATAACTCTGCAGAGACTAAACCACTTTTACATCTTTGGAGCTTAGGAATCGAAGAGCAGTTTTATATTTTATGGCCTTTCGTCCTTTGGTTTTTTTGGAAAAGAAAATTCAATCTAATTACGTTAACGTTTTTGATTGCTGCTTGTTCTTTTTATCTAAATTTACGAGGAGTTAAAAAGGACCCTGTTGCCACTTTTTATTTGCCACAAAACAGGTTTTGGGAGTTATTATGTGGGAGTATATTGGCGTGGGTTGTGCTTTATAAAAAAATGCATGTAAAAGCATTAGACTAAAACTTGATGGCTGGCTTGCCAAAGTCATCTATAGAGATAACGTAGATACGGATGGCAAGACTATTTCGAATGTTACTTCCTTTGTCGGATGCTTGCTTCTTGCATATGGTATTTGGAAAATAAATAAGGATATTAGGTTTCCTGGTAAATGGGCAGTTTTTCCAGTAATGGGTACTGTCTTGGTAATTTTGGCTGGCCCTCAAGCTTGGATTAATAAGAAGATATTATCTAAAAAGATTGCTGTTTGGTTTGGTTTAATTAGCTTTCCTCTATATCTTTGGCATTGGCCGTTGCTTTCCTTTGCGAGAATAATTGAAAACGAGCCTCCGGGTCATGAGATTTGCACGGCGGTGATTATTATTTCAATTCTTCTTGCCTGGCTTACGGTAAGGTTTTTAGAAAAGCCATTCAGGTTTTCAAGTCAGAGGAGTGTTCTTAAGCTAAACATCCTTGTTGGGTTAATGATTGGGACCGGTTTCTTAGGATTTTTTGTAAGCAAAGGAGATTTTGAAAACTCTCATGGATATGAAAAATTATTAATTAAACGTAAAGGATTTGAGCATGCGTTGGGCTCATCCCTTTCTTGGTATAAGGGCAAGGAAGACTGGTTGTTTTTAGGTAATGCTCATGCTAATACTGTTGCGAAACTTAAACTCGCTATCACACCCAGCTATTCTGAATTAAGAAAAAGTAAAGAAATTTTTTCGAAAATTTCCAGGGCGGCATCTGATAGGGGAATAAAAGTTGCTTTGATTATAGGTCCAAATAAGTCGAGCATCTACCCAGAGTATTTGCCTAGTAAAATTATCCCTTCGTCCAAAAGATACATTGATTTTTTTATAGATGAACTCAAAGGAATTCCTAATTTAATTGTTTACGATCCAACTAATGATTTGCTTAATGCAAAAGAATCTGAGGGTATTCTTTATTATAAGACTGATACCCATTGGAATAAGAAGGGAGCATTCCTAGCATACTCCGGCCTCTCTAAGTTGCTTGGAACTCCAATTCCCGAAGTCCATTTTAAATTGGGGCAAGCGCGCCCTGGCGATCTTATAGGCATATCTAAGTTGAAGAATTTTCCTTTATGCAAAGAAGACAATTGGGATATTTGGTTTAAAGAGAATTCTGCCTGGCAGGAGGAAAAGATTCCCGACGAGCAAATCACTTCCTTTGGTGCGGCCAGCGTTTCCGTTAATAAAAACCCGCTATCAGAGAAATATGTTTGGGTTTTAGGAGATTCATTTACTGTAGCATTAAAGCCATACTTTAATTCCGCTTTCAAAGAAGTGCGATATATTGGTCACTGGGCGCAAAAGATTAACGATTTACCCACTGAACTGGCTAAAGCAAAGAGAAAGCCTGACCTGGTAGTGATTGTTAGAGTTGAGCGTTCTTTCTAAATGTAGGTATGCATTCTATTTAGGAAATTTTTTGGAAAGTTTAGTTTCTTCACATTAAAGTAAATAAAGATTAAGAGCGATACTCGCTACGTAGAACATGATTCTTACCAGCTTCGGGTCAGAAATAGGCGATTTTTTTAATAACGTTGTCTGCAATATTCTTCGGTCTGCCCTCTACATGTCGCGTCTCGTGTGATTATTTACCGAGAAGGAGTTATGCTTGGTTCGAAGCCCGGAGCCTTCTCCAGGAGATATTCGGTTCGTCCAAGTGAGGTTTCTCTCCATGCAGATTCGTCTTCATAAGAACGCCCGTACCACCCCGGCCGTTCGGCAGGCCATTCAAGCGTCCACGTTGAGCGAGCGCGCCTTGGCCCAAAAGCATGGCATTAGCCGAACGACCGTCCGCAAGTGGAAACACCGCTCCTCGGTCGAAGATGCCTCACACCGGCCCCACACCCTCAGAACCACGCTCACGCCCGCCCAGGAAGCCATCGTGGTCTACCTCCGCCAAGCTCTGCTCCTCCCCTTGGATGATCTCCTGGCCGTGACCCGGGAATTTCTCAATCCCGCCGTGTCCCGTTCCGGGCTAGACCGCTGCCTGCGCCGCCACGGGGTGGCGTCCCTCAAGACCCTGCTTCCGCCTACAGAGAAGGCGAAGGTCAAACCCTTCAAGGCCTATGAGCCCGGCTTCCTTCACCTGGATGTTAAGTACTTGCCCGCCATCGACGGCGAACCCCGCCGATACCTGTTCGTCGCCATCGACCGCGCCACCCGCTGGGTCTATGTCGCCCTCAAGCCCAACCGCTCCGCCTTAAGCGCAAAGGACTTCCTCAAAGCGGTGATTCAGGCCGCGCCTTTCCGCATCCAGAAATGCCTGACCGACAACGGCTCGGAGTTTACCGACCGTTTCCTGACCCGAACTCGGCAGCCCTCGGGGACGCATGAGTTTGACCGCCTCTGTACTGAACAAGGCATCGAACATCGCCTGATTCCGCCGGGACGGCCCCAAACGAATGGCCTGGTGGAACGATTCAACGGCCGCATCGAGGAGGTGTTGCAAACCCATCACTTCGATTCAACCGCCGATCTGGACACCACCTTGCACCGCTATGTCGAGCTGTACAATCATCACATTCCCCAAAAGGCCTTAGGCCATCTCACCCCGATCCAGGCTCTCAAAAACTGGCAACTGTCCCATCCTCATCTTTTTCGAAAGAAGGTTTACGATCTTGCGGGACTTGACAATTAAGCCCACCACCGGTTATTGCAGTATTTAGAGCATTGACGCGTCCATTACGTGATGGTAAGCGCGCTGCGTTTCGCGCGAAAGCTGCTTTTTTTAATGTGAATGCATCAGCGAATTGCTTATGCTTAAAAAGTGCTTGACGAGTGTATTCCGCAGAAATACTAGCCTTTATAGCTGCAATCGAGGTGTCCCAGGTGAGCTTACCTTGCCAACAGCAGTCCAAGACGTAAAGGCGGATTGCTCGCCTTCCTGTTGGGCTTCGGCTTGCTCCAAGTGAGACGCCCGTTGAATATCTGTCAATTTAACAACGGTCTCCCGCAGGGATTTCCGGTTGCTCAAGAAGGGCAAGCAGTTGCGTGCAGTGCTCCAATGTTTGCCGCTGATGAGCAACCCACCGTGATGCGCCACATGTATCTTCACGCTCGGCTTCCACGGCCTTTTAAAGCAATTGCTCTGTTTTAATTTTTTAATTTTGAAACAACGGAGATTCGGCGTCTTCCCGTTAGCGCCGTTGACACATACCAGTTCGTTGTAATTCAGGCAATCTCGATGAATCTGGCAAGACGACATTGCTTGGTCATGGGTGCACATGCCGTAGTTGGTGATATACGCGGAACTGGGGATGAGTCTGCCGTCCTCGCCTCGGCGTGCTATATCGCTTGAAGGATAAGCGCAAGCCGGGCCAACGCCGACGGGAACAACGGTCGTTAACTAACCCTTCAGCCTCAAGCCGGTCAATTTTTCGTCAGCAATAAATCCTCAAAAGGGGCACTTTTCAGTCGGCGTTGACACTTTCGTTTTGCCCAGAAACCAGCAAGAAGCTTTATTTGTCCTGCGGAAAGCGCGCCGACGGGCGCATGTTCTCGCCCTGTCAGACCTACGGTCTGAAGGGCTTCCACCAAGCTTGCAAGCAAAAAACAAGCCATTGGGTAAGCGAGAGACGCAGATTTTCCTTTACGGAAAGATCCCCTTTTAACCCCAATTTTTGGCCGAAATACGCGACTTCGGAAAGATTGAGGTAAGCAGGAAAAAGTGGACACCAAAGTTTCAAACTATGAGACGGATGAGTTGCCTGGAAACGTTACCGAAAGGAACCTATACCCAAGAATTCCGCGAGCGGGCGGTGAAACTGGTGTTGGAAAAGAAGGCTTGTCGTGGGGGACGCCGGCCAACGGCTCTCGCTATCGCCTAAGACCCTGCAGAACGGAGTGATGGCCGCGCGGAAAGTCCTGCGGAAGGCCATCGGGCCACAGGGCTGTTCAATGCTTGATGCCTTTATAACTCAAGACGCGCTCCAGCTCCGTCCCGTTATCGTAAAGGGCGGTGTGAATATTGGATTGGCCGTTCTGACTTAGGAGGTTCAGCGCGAGATGGCGAAGATGAGCGAATATACCGGGGTTCTTGCGGATGCGGCTCGCATCCTCGCCAAGTGCGGTGTCCAGCATGTAGTAGAGCCGGTTTTCGATTTCCCAGTGACCGCGAATAACCTCGGCCAACGTGGCCGTCGAGGCGTCGGGGTGACGAGATAGTAAGCGATGGGTGCCTGACGCGGCGCAAAACAGCGGTGACGAGGAGTGAATTCCGCCACGTGATGGGGGACCTCGACCACGGCTTTGAAGTGGTCGTGCCAGGGTTCTGGACCGGTCCCTTCGGGCAGAGGGCAGACCCATGCCGTGCGTTGTTCGATGCGATTACGCCGGCCCAGGTCTACCGTGTAGGTTTGCTCGGCGTGAGGCTGCGTCTGACAAACCGCCTGTACGGCTGCGTATAGCTTGGGATGATTGCCTTTGAGTTGGACCAACAGATCGCTTCCGGTGGCGATCGCGGCCTCAACTGTTTTTTGAAGATGGAGGACGTCGAGCGTGTACAGCCGCCCGGCTAGTCCCAGGGTTTCGATGAGCCGCTGGGCGGCCTGGATGTCATGGTCCTTGCCGGCATCCTCGATCAGCACCTGGCCCAGCACGATCCGCTCTCCAACGGCGAAAGCGCTCACCACCTGGGCGGCCCGGCGGTCCTCGAAGCGATTTAGGCTGCCGCGCAAGGTCTTGCCATCGCGCCTGATGGGTGTGGATGAGCTGATGAATCCGGCCGTACGAGGTCGCTCCGCTCATTACCGCCAGGATACTAAACAGCCGCAGGTGAGGGAGATCGTACCGCTTCCATTGCGCACAACGGTGATCCGCAATCGGCAGCAGGCTTTGTTTTACGGGGACAACGGTTCACTCCCTCGGCAAATCAAAACCGTTTACCCGAATTCATAAGAATTGAACAGCCCTGCATCGGGCCAAGCCAGCCGCCTCTAACCGAGCTGGAACTGGGGATGGTTCGATTGAAGCGAGAGCTCGCCGGGGCAAGCTGGAGCGCGATGTGTCAAAAAGCGGCGGCGTACCCTTCGACTTCGTTCAAGACAGGCTTTGCGAAGGAAGAGCGAAGCGAAGGATGCCGCTGCAACGTATGCGTTAATGGAAACGTTGCGACTTGAGGATCCGGTACGGCTGATGTGCCGGGTGTTCGATGTGTCCCAGAGTGGGTTCTATGCCTGGCTCAAACGGCCTCTGTCACGGCTGCCACCGACGAGACCCGGTTGGCGGTGGAGATCCAGGCTGCCCACCAGCGGACCCGGGAAACCTATAAGGAAAGCAACTCATTACGCCTGACACGTTCCAGCAGGTCAATGCCGCTAGCGAACAAGATTTCGTACAGCTGTTGTACTGACCGAAGGGTCTGCCCGAGAGTATTCACCACACGTCCGCGTGAGCGCAGGTGCAACGCATAACTTGTTGGCTTAAAGAGTCCTAAACCAGATTGGGATTCACAAATAAGAGGCATACGTTCACCGGCCTCTATCTCCACCATAACAACCAAAAAAGTAGAGATTGTTTACACTTCTTTTGACTGCGTTATAACTTACAACGCCTGCCAAAGAAAAAGTTTAAAAGATAACAATAACTTGGGAGGGTTTGTTTGGTAAATTCAGGTTGACTGGGTCTCAAAACGGAATATCGTCGTCGAAGTCGTCTATGCTGCCGAATCCCGGTTCGGGCTTCGATTCCGACGAGGGTGGCGCATAACGGTCGGCCTCCCCGCCCCGCGCGTTTGCTCCGGCAGGAGCGCTGCCGACACGGTCCAGCATTTGCATCTGATCGGCGATGATTTCGGTCGTGTAGCGATCTAGGCCATTTTTGTCCTGCCACTTACGCGTGCGCAGGCTGCCCTCGACATATATCTTGCTGCCTTTCTTCAAATATTCTCCGGCGATCTCGGCTAGTTTCCGATAGCACACGACCTGGTGCCATTCCGTGCGTTCCTGTTGTTGGCCGGTTTGCTGGTCCTTCCAGGTCTCGGTAGTGGCTAGGCGTAACGTGGTGACTGCGCCTCCGTTGGGCATGTAACGGACTTCCGGATCGGCGCCGAGGTTGCCGATGAGTATGACTTTGTTGACGCCGCGACTGGCCATATCAAGGTGTCTCCGATCGGTGGTACGGTTGAGAGTTTAAACGTATATTAGACCTGGTTCAGGTCTCGAGGTTCTAAAAAATGTATAAGCGAAAACGTTATGCCTCGCGGGCTTTGACACCAGCCGAAAAGCG
This region includes:
- a CDS encoding ISAs1 family transposase, with the translated sequence MSSSTPIRRDGKTLRGSLNRFEDRRAAQVVSAFAVGERIVLGQVLIEDAGKDHDIQAAQRLIETLGLAGRLYTLDVLHLQKTVEAAIATGSDLLVQLKGNHPKLYAAVQAVCQTQPHAEQTYTVDLGRRNRIEQRTAWVCPLPEGTGPEPWHDHFKAVVEVPHHVAEFTPRHRCFAPRQAPIAYYLVTPTPRRPRWPRLFAVTGKSKTGSTTCWTPHLARMRAASARTPVYSLIFAISR
- a CDS encoding IS481 family transposase, with the translated sequence MQIRLHKNARTTPAVRQAIQASTLSERALAQKHGISRTTVRKWKHRSSVEDASHRPHTLRTTLTPAQEAIVVYLRQALLLPLDDLLAVTREFLNPAVSRSGLDRCLRRHGVASLKTLLPPTEKAKVKPFKAYEPGFLHLDVKYLPAIDGEPRRYLFVAIDRATRWVYVALKPNRSALSAKDFLKAVIQAAPFRIQKCLTDNGSEFTDRFLTRTRQPSGTHEFDRLCTEQGIEHRLIPPGRPQTNGLVERFNGRIEEVLQTHHFDSTADLDTTLHRYVELYNHHIPQKALGHLTPIQALKNWQLSHPHLFRKKVYDLAGLDN
- the ssb gene encoding single-stranded DNA-binding protein — its product is MASRGVNKVILIGNLGADPEVRYMPNGGAVTTLRLATTETWKDQQTGQQQERTEWHQVVCYRKLAEIAGEYLKKGSKIYVEGSLRTRKWQDKNGLDRYTTEIIADQMQMLDRVGSAPAGANARGGEADRYAPPSSESKPEPGFGSIDDFDDDIPF
- a CDS encoding acyltransferase family protein, translating into MLLAYGIWKINKDIRFPGKWAVFPVMGTVLVILAGPQAWINKKILSKKIAVWFGLISFPLYLWHWPLLSFARIIENEPPGHEICTAVIIISILLAWLTVRFLEKPFRFSSQRSVLKLNILVGLMIGTGFLGFFVSKGDFENSHGYEKLLIKRKGFEHALGSSLSWYKGKEDWLFLGNAHANTVAKLKLAITPSYSELRKSKEIFSKISRAASDRGIKVALIIGPNKSSIYPEYLPSKIIPSSKRYIDFFIDELKGIPNLIVYDPTNDLLNAKESEGILYYKTDTHWNKKGAFLAYSGLSKLLGTPIPEVHFKLGQARPGDLIGISKLKNFPLCKEDNWDIWFKENSAWQEEKIPDEQITSFGAASVSVNKNPLSEKYVWVLGDSFTVALKPYFNSAFKEVRYIGHWAQKINDLPTELAKAKRKPDLVVIVRVERSF
- a CDS encoding DUF883 family protein; this translates as MATTEDITKDLRQDLATLKADVGNLMAAMKDLGVEHGRTAYERARDVGERARGHALAAQESVEHYIEARPLTSLLVAFGTGFAIGTLLASRR
- a CDS encoding phage holin family protein; translated protein: MIRSFTDLVAAEKAKLWHSLGRSAVLLALAIFATLAAFGGLVFALLGIYLSLETVMEPWLAGVIVGCTMILIAVIALWIIMRLFTKQGRPETLPSASTSTLAAAHQPSGSVPEAVRATVSDVLGASNIKASDIVIAALVAGLVLGASGRLREWLFRSITKT
- a CDS encoding acyltransferase family protein; this translates as MRAIAVLSVVTFHAFPTWIKGGFIGVDVFFVISGFLISTIIFESLDKGTFSFAEFYVRRIRRIFPALILVLSACLAFGWMVLIADELNQLGKHIVGGALFASNFVLWSEAGYFDNSAETKPLLHLWSLGIEEQFYILWPFVLWFFWKRKFNLITLTFLIAACSFYLNLRGVKKDPVATFYLPQNRFWELLCGSILAWVVLYKKMHVKALD